One Deinococcus yavapaiensis KR-236 DNA segment encodes these proteins:
- a CDS encoding arginase family protein — protein sequence MTHPPYGGVATFARAPLVEPSGAWRADVGVLGVPFDLALGFRPGARFAPRAIREASLRYAPTGEGFYDLTTDSFRLAGATFADAGDVVMPTLRDDLVRERTTDAARQVRARCRVPVFLGGDHSVSFPLLRAFDDVEELHVVQLDAHLDFTHERGDSTFSNSSPFRRAAESMPNLSHISTLGLRGLRFDPEAVRAAKARGHALVTMTSVRERFEDVLASLPTGKLVYVSVDVDAFDPAVLPGTSSPEPDGFTYDVAMKVLRHVARSNRVVGLDVVELAPNLDPSGRSELLAARLVVETLCEVLA from the coding sequence GTGACGCACCCTCCGTACGGCGGCGTCGCGACCTTCGCGCGCGCGCCGCTCGTGGAGCCGAGCGGCGCGTGGCGAGCGGACGTCGGCGTGCTCGGCGTGCCCTTCGACCTCGCCTTGGGCTTCCGGCCCGGCGCCCGCTTCGCGCCGAGAGCGATTCGCGAGGCGAGCTTGCGGTACGCGCCGACGGGCGAGGGCTTCTACGACTTGACGACCGACTCGTTTCGCCTCGCGGGCGCGACGTTCGCCGACGCCGGGGACGTCGTCATGCCGACGTTGAGAGACGACCTCGTTCGCGAGCGAACGACCGACGCGGCGCGGCAAGTGCGGGCGAGGTGCCGCGTGCCGGTGTTCCTCGGCGGGGATCACAGCGTCTCGTTTCCGCTGCTGCGGGCGTTCGACGACGTCGAGGAGTTGCACGTCGTGCAGCTCGACGCGCACCTCGACTTCACGCACGAGCGCGGCGACTCGACGTTCAGCAACTCCAGCCCGTTTCGCCGAGCGGCGGAAAGCATGCCGAACCTCTCGCACATCTCGACGCTCGGACTGCGCGGCTTGCGCTTCGATCCGGAAGCGGTGCGCGCCGCGAAGGCGAGGGGACACGCCCTCGTGACGATGACGAGCGTGCGAGAACGCTTCGAGGACGTCTTGGCGAGCTTGCCGACCGGGAAGCTCGTGTACGTCAGCGTGGACGTCGACGCCTTCGATCCGGCCGTCCTGCCCGGCACGAGCAGCCCCGAACCGGACGGATTCACGTACGACGTCGCCATGAAGGTGCTGCGTCACGTCGCGCGGTCGAACCGCGTCGTGGGACTCGACGTCGTGGAGCTCGCTCCGAACCTCGACCCGTCGGGTCGCAGCGAGCTTCTCGCGGCGCGGCTCGTCGTCGAGACGTTGTGCGAGGTGCTGGCGTGA
- the hutI gene encoding imidazolonepropionase, producing the protein MSSLFTNISEVVTPTLGAKRGRAMRDLTVTRDAAMLVEGGRVVWIGARKDAPIGHAERDLGGVAVVPGLVDPHTHLVWAGNRLADFEARTSGVTYEEILRRGGGIRSTAAATRAASEEALVASSRPRLTALAASGATTIEIKSGYALDVDGELKMLRAIGALRDSSRVTVTPTLLLHVPQGDRSAYLRDVCEPLVEIAAREGLAEAVDVFCEREAFTVEETARLFDAARRAGLRVKLHADQFHAIGGTKLACDARASSVDHLEASGSAEIRLLAESSTVATILPGVSLHLGLPSAPGRALVDAGAVVAVGTDANPGSSPLLSAPLALALAVRLNGLTPSEALTAGTVNAAAALDLHDRGALAPGCKADFLALRSDDWRDLVYILGASPVRDVFVNGEVLEADV; encoded by the coding sequence GTGAGCTCGCTGTTCACGAACATCTCCGAGGTCGTCACGCCGACGCTCGGCGCGAAGCGCGGGCGGGCCATGCGCGACCTCACGGTGACGCGAGACGCGGCGATGCTCGTGGAAGGTGGCCGCGTCGTTTGGATCGGCGCGAGGAAGGACGCGCCGATCGGGCACGCGGAGCGCGACCTTGGCGGCGTGGCGGTCGTCCCGGGCCTCGTCGATCCGCACACGCACCTCGTTTGGGCCGGCAACCGCCTCGCCGACTTCGAAGCGAGAACGTCCGGCGTCACGTACGAGGAGATCTTGAGGCGCGGCGGCGGCATTCGCTCGACGGCGGCGGCGACGCGGGCGGCGAGCGAGGAGGCGCTCGTGGCCAGTTCGCGGCCTCGCCTGACCGCCCTCGCGGCGTCGGGCGCGACGACGATCGAAATCAAGAGCGGGTACGCCCTCGACGTGGACGGCGAGTTGAAGATGCTGCGCGCCATTGGCGCGTTGCGCGATTCGTCTCGCGTCACGGTCACGCCGACGCTGCTGCTGCACGTGCCGCAAGGCGACCGCTCGGCGTACTTGCGCGACGTGTGCGAACCGCTCGTCGAGATCGCCGCGCGCGAAGGACTCGCCGAGGCCGTGGACGTCTTTTGCGAGCGCGAAGCGTTCACCGTCGAGGAGACGGCTCGGCTGTTCGACGCGGCCCGCCGAGCGGGCTTGCGGGTGAAGTTGCACGCGGACCAGTTTCACGCGATCGGCGGCACGAAGCTCGCGTGCGACGCTCGCGCGTCCAGCGTCGATCACCTCGAGGCGAGCGGGAGCGCGGAAATTCGACTTCTCGCCGAGAGTTCCACGGTCGCGACGATTCTGCCGGGCGTGAGCTTGCACCTCGGCTTGCCGTCCGCGCCCGGACGGGCCCTCGTCGACGCGGGCGCCGTCGTCGCCGTGGGCACGGACGCCAACCCCGGAAGCTCTCCGCTGCTGAGCGCGCCGCTCGCGCTCGCGCTCGCGGTGCGCCTGAACGGATTGACGCCGAGCGAAGCGCTCACGGCGGGAACCGTGAACGCCGCCGCGGCGCTGGACTTGCACGACCGAGGCGCCCTCGCGCCAGGATGCAAGGCGGACTTTCTCGCCTTGCGCTCCGACGATTGGCGAGACCTCGTGTACATCCTCGGCGCGTCCCCGGTGAGGGACGTGTTCGTGAACGGCGAAGTATTGGAGGCTGACGTATGA
- the hutH gene encoding histidine ammonia-lyase: MILDQHLSLGDFERVVRGGEQVTLSPAARGRIRASRAVVDRIVEGDRSVYGVNTGFGKLATTRVSTERLQELQRNLIVSHAIGVGAPLPREVVRGMLLLRAQSLALGASGVREDVVERLLTLLNENALPVVPAQGSVGASGDLAPLAHVALALIGEGEMTFGGETRNAASVLSDLRLEPLVLRAKEGLALINGTQLMGSLLALSVLDAKRLLAVANVAAATTVEAMRGSHTPFRDDLVRLRPHPGALAVAAEMRELLRDSQIAPSHADCGRVQDAYSLRAVPQVHGATFDVVEQTARVLAIEFGSVTDNPLVLPSGEVLSGGNFHGQPLALAADALTVAVAELASISERRVEQLLNPSLSGLPAFLAREPGVSSGLMIAQYTAAALVSENKVLSHPASVDSIPTSANQEDHVSMGAHAARKLRDVLENTFTVLAIELLCGAAALDFQPLAPGRGVEAARRRLREVSAPFDADRYFKPDLDRVRALAYGGALLDASEVVSL; the protein is encoded by the coding sequence ATGATCCTCGACCAGCACTTGTCCCTCGGCGACTTCGAGCGCGTCGTGCGCGGCGGCGAACAAGTCACCCTCTCTCCCGCCGCCCGCGGGCGCATTCGCGCGTCGCGAGCCGTCGTCGACCGCATCGTGGAAGGTGACCGCAGCGTGTACGGCGTCAACACGGGCTTCGGAAAGCTCGCGACGACGCGCGTGAGCACCGAACGCCTCCAAGAATTGCAGCGCAACCTCATCGTGTCGCACGCGATCGGCGTCGGCGCGCCCCTGCCGAGGGAAGTGGTTCGCGGCATGCTGCTGCTGCGCGCGCAGTCGCTCGCGCTCGGCGCGTCGGGCGTGCGCGAGGACGTCGTGGAGCGTCTGCTGACTCTGCTCAACGAGAACGCCCTTCCCGTCGTGCCCGCGCAAGGATCGGTGGGCGCGAGCGGGGATCTCGCTCCGCTCGCGCACGTCGCCCTCGCCCTCATCGGCGAAGGCGAGATGACGTTCGGCGGCGAGACGCGAAACGCGGCGAGCGTCCTGAGCGACCTTCGCCTCGAACCGCTCGTGCTGCGCGCCAAGGAAGGGCTCGCGCTCATCAACGGTACGCAGCTGATGGGCAGCTTGTTGGCGTTGAGCGTGCTGGACGCCAAGCGTCTCTTGGCCGTCGCCAACGTCGCGGCCGCCACCACGGTCGAGGCGATGCGGGGCAGTCACACGCCCTTTCGCGACGACCTCGTGCGGCTGCGGCCGCATCCCGGCGCCCTCGCGGTCGCCGCGGAGATGCGCGAGCTTTTGCGCGATTCGCAAATCGCGCCTTCGCACGCCGATTGCGGACGCGTGCAAGACGCGTACAGCTTGCGCGCCGTTCCGCAAGTGCACGGCGCGACCTTCGACGTCGTCGAGCAGACGGCGCGCGTCCTCGCAATCGAGTTCGGCTCCGTCACGGACAACCCGCTCGTCTTGCCGTCGGGCGAGGTGTTGAGCGGCGGGAACTTTCACGGGCAGCCTCTCGCCCTCGCGGCGGACGCCCTCACGGTCGCCGTGGCCGAGCTCGCGTCCATCTCCGAGCGGCGCGTCGAGCAGCTTCTCAATCCGTCCTTGTCGGGACTTCCGGCCTTCTTGGCGCGCGAGCCCGGCGTGAGCAGCGGCTTGATGATCGCGCAGTACACGGCGGCGGCCCTCGTGAGCGAGAACAAGGTGTTGTCGCATCCGGCGAGCGTCGACTCCATCCCGACGAGCGCGAACCAGGAAGATCACGTCTCGATGGGCGCGCACGCCGCGAGGAAATTGCGTGACGTCTTGGAGAACACCTTCACGGTTCTCGCGATCGAGTTGCTGTGCGGCGCGGCGGCCCTCGACTTCCAGCCGCTCGCGCCCGGCCGGGGTGTGGAAGCGGCGCGGCGTCGTTTGCGTGAAGTCAGCGCGCCGTTCGACGCGGATCGGTACTTCAAGCCCGACCTCGACCGTGTACGCGCATTGGCGTACGGAGGGGCGCTTCTCGACGCCTCGGAGGTCGTCTCCTTGTAG
- a CDS encoding MOSC domain-containing protein, with amino-acid sequence MHLTCVNVAQPREHEISGKPAVTGIFKVPQVGSVFVGTLGLAGDFVGDTKHHGGPDQAVYVYSTADYDVWSERLGEALAPGTFGENLTFTTFGEGEVRIGDRYKIGDVVLEVTCPRIPCDTLAARMNDLAFVKKFREVGRPGFYARVLSEGRVEAGMPIEKAHSTDFPTIGEAFELWFQKAPDLSEVRRMLSAPIAERGRKDWEEYLAQKA; translated from the coding sequence ATGCACCTGACCTGTGTGAACGTCGCCCAACCCCGAGAACACGAAATCAGCGGCAAGCCCGCGGTGACGGGCATCTTCAAGGTGCCGCAGGTCGGGTCGGTGTTCGTCGGCACGCTCGGCCTCGCGGGAGACTTCGTGGGCGACACGAAGCACCACGGCGGACCCGATCAAGCCGTGTACGTGTACTCGACCGCCGATTACGACGTGTGGTCCGAGCGGCTCGGCGAAGCGCTGGCGCCCGGGACGTTCGGCGAGAACCTCACCTTCACGACCTTCGGCGAAGGCGAGGTTCGCATCGGGGATCGCTACAAGATCGGGGACGTCGTGCTGGAAGTGACGTGTCCGCGCATTCCATGCGACACGCTCGCGGCGCGCATGAACGACCTCGCCTTCGTGAAGAAGTTCCGCGAGGTGGGCCGCCCCGGTTTCTACGCCCGTGTGCTGAGCGAAGGCCGCGTCGAGGCGGGCATGCCGATCGAGAAGGCTCATTCGACCGACTTCCCGACGATCGGCGAGGCGTTCGAGTTGTGGTTTCAAAAAGCGCCCGACTTGTCCGAGGTGCGCCGCATGTTGAGCGCCCCGATCGCCGAGCGGGGCCGCAAGGACTGGGAAGAGTACCTCGCGCAGAAAGCCTGA
- the ffh gene encoding signal recognition particle protein, which produces MFEALGNKLQDILENLRKSSKLTESQVKEAMREIRKALLEADVNFGVAKDFAARVSEKAVGQDVLSSLNAGQQVVKIVHDELIETLGGKAMQPNLKNEGNVWFLVGLQGAGKTTSAGKLANLYKSKGRRVLLVAADTQRPAAREQLRTLGQQVGVPVLEVADNEPPQETRRRVDEFLQRDYRDLVIVDTAGRLQIDLPLMDQLAALQDAMQPTESMLVVDAMTGQEALNVAKTFDERVNLSGLVMTKMDGDARGGAALSARFVTGKPIYFAGVSEKLAGLEPFYPDRVAGRILGMGDVLSLIERAQQADIEATMPKKPGEFDLEDLLNQLRQIRKMGPLGDLIKMIPGMSKMLPAEFNVDEKQIQKIDAMISSMTMKERRDPKIINGSRRKRIAKGAGVQVADINRLLKMHEQMKDMMKMLQKMGMGGKGGKMPKMPPMGPSMRPPKA; this is translated from the coding sequence ATGTTCGAGGCCCTCGGAAACAAACTGCAAGACATCCTGGAGAACTTGCGCAAGTCCAGCAAGCTCACGGAGAGTCAAGTCAAGGAGGCCATGCGAGAAATTCGCAAGGCCCTCTTGGAGGCGGACGTGAACTTCGGCGTCGCGAAGGACTTCGCGGCGCGCGTGTCGGAAAAAGCTGTCGGGCAAGACGTCTTGTCGAGCCTCAACGCGGGACAGCAAGTCGTGAAGATCGTGCACGACGAGCTCATCGAGACGCTCGGCGGCAAGGCCATGCAGCCCAACCTCAAAAACGAGGGCAACGTGTGGTTCCTCGTCGGGTTGCAAGGCGCGGGCAAGACGACGAGCGCGGGCAAGCTCGCCAACCTCTACAAAAGCAAGGGGCGGCGCGTGCTGCTCGTCGCCGCCGACACGCAACGTCCGGCGGCGCGCGAGCAGTTGCGCACGCTCGGCCAGCAAGTCGGCGTGCCCGTGCTGGAAGTCGCCGACAACGAGCCGCCCCAGGAAACCAGGCGGCGCGTCGACGAGTTCTTGCAGCGCGACTACCGCGACCTCGTCATCGTGGACACGGCGGGCCGTCTGCAAATCGACTTGCCGCTGATGGATCAACTCGCCGCCCTGCAAGACGCGATGCAGCCGACGGAATCGATGCTCGTCGTGGACGCCATGACGGGTCAGGAAGCCTTGAACGTCGCCAAGACCTTCGACGAGCGCGTGAATCTCAGCGGCCTCGTCATGACGAAGATGGACGGTGACGCGCGCGGCGGCGCCGCCCTCTCGGCGCGCTTCGTGACGGGCAAGCCGATCTACTTCGCGGGCGTGTCCGAGAAGCTCGCGGGGCTCGAGCCGTTCTATCCCGACCGCGTGGCGGGCCGCATCCTCGGGATGGGCGACGTCTTGAGCCTCATCGAGCGCGCCCAGCAAGCCGACATCGAAGCGACCATGCCGAAGAAGCCCGGCGAGTTCGACCTCGAAGATCTCCTGAATCAACTGCGTCAAATTCGCAAGATGGGCCCGTTGGGCGACCTTATCAAGATGATTCCGGGAATGAGCAAGATGCTGCCGGCGGAATTCAACGTCGACGAGAAGCAAATTCAAAAAATCGACGCGATGATCTCGTCCATGACGATGAAAGAGCGGCGCGATCCGAAGATCATCAACGGTTCGCGGCGCAAGCGCATCGCCAAAGGCGCGGGCGTGCAAGTCGCGGACATCAACCGTCTCCTGAAGATGCACGAGCAGATGAAGGACATGATGAAGATGCTGCAGAAGATGGGCATGGGCGGCAAAGGCGGCAAGATGCCGAAGATGCCGCCGATGGGTCCGAGCATGCGCCCGCCCAAGGCGTGA
- a CDS encoding aldo/keto reductase: MRTIPLGTSDLNVPVVAVGCMRLNSLDADEAKRFVHASLDQGANFFDHADIYGGGRCEEIFADAIDMSPSVRESVILQSKCGIRKGMFDFSKEHILTSVDGILKRLRTDYLDVLLLHRPDALVEPEEVAEAFDELERAGKVRHFGVSNQNPRQIELLKKFVRQPLVANQLQLSITNATMITRGFNVNMENDAALDRDGGILDYCRLHDITVQPWSPFQFGFFEGVFLGSDKFPELNAKIDEVAAAHGVTNTTIAIAWLLRHPARMQPVTGTTNVERLRYCCKASEVHLSREEWYGILRAAGNVLP; the protein is encoded by the coding sequence ATGCGAACCATTCCGCTCGGAACCAGCGATTTGAACGTTCCCGTCGTCGCCGTGGGCTGCATGCGCCTCAACTCCCTGGACGCCGACGAGGCGAAGCGGTTCGTGCATGCCTCGCTCGACCAAGGCGCGAACTTCTTCGATCACGCCGACATTTACGGTGGGGGACGCTGCGAGGAGATCTTCGCGGACGCCATCGACATGAGCCCGAGCGTGCGCGAATCGGTCATCTTGCAGTCGAAGTGCGGCATTCGAAAAGGCATGTTCGACTTTTCCAAGGAGCACATCCTCACGTCCGTGGACGGCATCCTCAAGCGCCTTCGCACCGATTACCTCGACGTGCTGCTGTTGCACCGTCCCGACGCGCTCGTCGAACCCGAAGAGGTCGCCGAGGCGTTCGACGAACTCGAACGCGCGGGCAAGGTGCGTCACTTCGGCGTGTCCAATCAAAACCCACGGCAAATCGAGCTTCTGAAGAAGTTCGTGCGCCAACCGCTCGTCGCGAACCAGCTTCAACTCAGCATCACGAACGCCACCATGATCACGCGCGGGTTCAACGTGAACATGGAGAACGACGCGGCGCTCGACCGTGACGGCGGCATTCTCGATTACTGCCGCCTGCACGACATCACCGTCCAACCTTGGTCGCCCTTTCAGTTCGGTTTCTTCGAAGGCGTGTTTCTCGGCAGCGACAAGTTCCCCGAGCTCAACGCGAAGATCGACGAGGTCGCCGCGGCGCACGGCGTCACGAATACCACCATCGCCATCGCTTGGCTGCTGCGCCACCCGGCGCGTATGCAGCCTGTGACGGGCACGACGAACGTCGAGCGTCTGCGCTACTGCTGCAAGGCGAGCGAGGTGCACCTTTCGCGCGAGGAGTGGTACGGGATTCTACGCGCCGCAGGAAACGTCTTGCCGTGA
- a CDS encoding DUF1801 domain-containing protein, translating into MTNESASELISRRIAELGDWRADTLRRVRELIKDADGDVVEEWKWTTPVWSRDGIICTGESYKEVVKLTFPKGASLDDPAGLFNASLKGNARRAIDIRREDEIDEVAFQALVRRAVFLNRAGKSKATKSEK; encoded by the coding sequence ATGACGAACGAGTCAGCCTCGGAGCTCATTTCACGGCGCATCGCCGAACTCGGCGATTGGCGCGCCGACACCTTGAGGCGCGTGCGCGAGCTCATCAAGGACGCCGACGGTGACGTCGTCGAGGAATGGAAGTGGACGACGCCCGTCTGGTCACGCGACGGCATCATTTGCACCGGCGAATCCTACAAGGAGGTCGTCAAGCTCACCTTTCCCAAGGGAGCGTCGCTCGACGATCCCGCGGGGCTGTTCAACGCCAGCTTGAAGGGTAACGCGCGCCGCGCCATCGACATTCGCCGAGAAGACGAGATCGACGAGGTCGCCTTCCAAGCGCTCGTACGCCGGGCCGTGTTCCTCAACCGAGCGGGCAAGTCGAAGGCGACGAAGAGCGAGAAGTAA
- a CDS encoding ATP-binding protein — protein sequence MTARGRGMDATSADDLIGRDFELTVCAELLKRPDVGLVTVTGMGGVGKTRLARRLARDLAPAFPDGIRFVSLASVTTADLVPEALATALGLAGDRAAAEAVFAALSDEVSLLVLDNLEHVLDATSFIAELLVEAPRVKVLVTSRAPLQLSGEHEVPLGPLALPTATDRSSPQGLLAVPSVALFVRRASQVGPRTAWTPQALELVANVVTRLGGWPLGLELAAARMRLMSLDALCQALDAPLEVLTRGPRDLPPRQQTLRATLDWSYALLSDEEQDLLDRLAVFPATFTLDEASGALGEVARLDVLAALVEHHWLVRALDGDAFTLLEPVREYAAEKLGARGLEEATRQAHAAYYLAELERHVAARSVSRTGVRAYFTWVERTYPHLRAALDWVISSNAVNLAVRFVSGLFNFWQLVGSGTRAEGRLWAESTLARLVETDDRAEAELRSVIGTFALEQGEFDVALRMSEQARELAERSGDEAFLTTCLLRSSRIARMSGAPPEEVEAQFRDVLARCTRRGDAEGRLDASIVLAAHIDSVGRFPEALALIESVREEARDFPNIRLVVTCNVYYAWSLIRLHRAPEALAPLTEARELLDGLPLATLMLNVEHCLAEWALATNRLDEAEAFLRRAHDKAVEMRGPHILAGIMETKARLAEKRGDTAEAQRLFLLMRDGLGVGHIVQFVRDANQGLERLAKEPPTRQPPARSDTDLTALTAREREVLALVARGATNGRVADALGISLPTVNAHLRTIFSKLGVGSRVLAVRLALQQGLVPAEEVTGNDRP from the coding sequence ATGACGGCGCGAGGGCGAGGCATGGACGCGACGAGCGCCGACGACTTGATCGGACGGGACTTCGAGCTGACGGTGTGCGCGGAGTTGCTCAAACGGCCCGACGTCGGCCTCGTGACGGTCACGGGCATGGGCGGCGTCGGAAAGACGAGGCTCGCGCGCCGCCTCGCGCGCGACCTCGCCCCCGCCTTTCCCGACGGAATCCGCTTCGTCTCGTTGGCGTCCGTGACGACGGCGGACCTCGTGCCCGAAGCGCTCGCGACGGCCCTGGGGCTCGCCGGGGACCGCGCGGCAGCCGAGGCGGTGTTCGCCGCGCTGAGCGACGAGGTGTCCTTGCTCGTCCTCGACAACTTGGAGCACGTGCTCGACGCGACGAGCTTCATCGCGGAATTGCTCGTCGAGGCGCCTCGCGTCAAGGTGCTCGTCACGAGCCGCGCCCCGCTGCAATTGAGCGGCGAGCACGAAGTGCCGCTCGGACCGCTCGCCTTGCCGACGGCCACGGACCGTTCGTCGCCTCAAGGCTTGCTCGCCGTGCCGTCCGTGGCGTTGTTCGTGCGTCGCGCGTCGCAAGTCGGTCCACGCACCGCTTGGACGCCTCAAGCCTTGGAACTCGTCGCGAACGTCGTGACGCGCCTCGGCGGTTGGCCGCTCGGCTTGGAACTCGCGGCGGCCCGAATGCGTTTGATGTCCCTCGACGCGCTGTGTCAGGCACTCGACGCGCCCCTCGAGGTCCTGACGCGCGGACCGCGCGATCTTCCGCCACGTCAACAGACGCTGCGGGCCACGCTCGACTGGAGTTACGCGCTGCTGTCGGACGAGGAACAGGACTTGCTCGACCGCCTCGCGGTATTCCCGGCGACGTTCACGCTCGACGAAGCGTCGGGCGCGCTCGGTGAAGTCGCGCGGCTCGACGTGCTGGCGGCCCTCGTCGAACACCACTGGCTCGTGCGCGCGCTCGACGGCGACGCCTTCACGCTCCTCGAACCCGTGCGCGAGTACGCGGCTGAAAAGCTCGGCGCGCGCGGCTTGGAGGAGGCGACGCGTCAAGCGCACGCGGCGTACTACCTCGCCGAACTCGAGCGACACGTCGCCGCTCGAAGCGTGAGCAGAACGGGCGTCCGCGCCTACTTCACGTGGGTAGAGCGAACGTATCCGCATCTTCGCGCGGCGCTCGACTGGGTGATCTCCTCGAACGCCGTGAACCTCGCCGTGCGCTTCGTGAGCGGCTTGTTCAACTTCTGGCAACTCGTCGGAAGTGGCACGCGGGCCGAAGGGCGGTTGTGGGCGGAGTCGACGCTCGCTCGCCTCGTCGAGACCGACGATCGCGCCGAGGCCGAACTGCGAAGCGTCATCGGCACCTTCGCCTTGGAGCAAGGGGAGTTCGACGTGGCCCTTCGCATGAGCGAGCAGGCGCGCGAACTCGCCGAGCGATCGGGTGACGAGGCGTTCTTGACGACTTGCCTGCTGCGCTCCTCGCGAATCGCGCGAATGAGCGGGGCCCCGCCCGAAGAAGTGGAAGCGCAGTTTCGAGACGTCCTGGCGCGGTGCACGCGTCGAGGGGACGCCGAGGGACGTCTCGACGCCTCGATCGTTCTCGCCGCGCACATCGACAGCGTCGGCCGCTTTCCCGAGGCGCTCGCGCTCATCGAAAGCGTTCGCGAAGAAGCGCGCGACTTTCCGAACATTCGCTTGGTCGTGACGTGCAACGTGTACTACGCATGGTCGCTCATTCGTTTGCACCGCGCGCCGGAAGCGCTCGCGCCGTTGACCGAAGCGCGCGAGCTCCTCGACGGCTTGCCGCTCGCGACCTTGATGCTCAACGTCGAACACTGCCTCGCCGAGTGGGCGCTCGCCACGAACCGCCTCGACGAAGCGGAAGCCTTCTTGCGCCGCGCTCACGACAAGGCCGTCGAGATGCGCGGGCCTCACATCCTCGCAGGCATCATGGAGACGAAGGCGCGCCTCGCCGAGAAGCGTGGCGACACGGCGGAAGCGCAGCGCTTGTTCTTGCTGATGCGTGACGGCCTCGGCGTCGGCCACATCGTGCAGTTCGTGCGCGACGCCAATCAAGGCCTCGAGCGCTTGGCGAAGGAACCTCCGACGCGCCAGCCGCCCGCTCGGTCGGACACCGATCTCACGGCCTTGACGGCGCGCGAGCGAGAAGTGCTCGCCCTCGTCGCGCGCGGCGCGACGAACGGCCGCGTCGCGGACGCGCTCGGCATCTCCTTGCCGACGGTGAACGCCCACTTGCGCACGATCTTCTCGAAGCTTGGCGTCGGAAGCCGCGTTCTCGCCGTTCGGCTCGCCTTGCAGCAAGGGCTCGTTCCCGCCGAGGAAGTCACGGGGAACGACAGACCTTGA
- the opgC gene encoding OpgC domain-containing protein, with translation MLPRKAVPCRFVPTTPDGTKRTVGEAFGPELLAPEDTSMNSNEALATLDSPSTASAPSVAAATEPRARRDTRIDVLRGLVIVVILVNHVDLRSLYHVLSVEAIGVVTAAEAFVLLSGFVLGFVSRVRLQRDGFRAVVARCFRRAGTIYLAALTVNVLVYLLGLVPSFDARVLTSYTDKSTGVVYSLYDAASPAHLALGLVTLKFGPGQINVLGLYVALLLLAPLALWSLRRGRWWLLLALSWSVFALGHLHLSRLLPSQSENAFPLELWQVLFVHGLAAGYERRRLATFARSSAGRVLLAFTVVAFAVLCFFALNNPWVDVPGGLRMHFIPEGAYGRVYGALFERRELGLGRALNTMVVVVVLYLALTRLRGPALRAAERVLVPLGQATLYVFLVHVLLVLLVAQFGFASRSPGWSSTLVNTFVHTAVIAVIWWMVRAKFLFGLIPR, from the coding sequence GTGCTTCCCCGGAAAGCGGTGCCGTGCCGCTTCGTGCCGACCACGCCGGACGGCACGAAGCGCACCGTCGGCGAGGCCTTTGGTCCCGAATTGCTCGCTCCGGAGGATACGTCCATGAACAGCAACGAAGCGTTGGCGACCCTCGACTCGCCGAGCACGGCGTCCGCGCCGAGCGTCGCCGCGGCGACCGAACCGCGCGCGCGGCGCGACACGCGCATCGACGTCCTGCGGGGCCTCGTGATCGTCGTGATCCTCGTGAATCACGTGGACTTGAGATCCTTGTACCACGTGCTCTCGGTCGAAGCGATCGGGGTGGTCACGGCGGCCGAGGCGTTCGTGTTGCTTTCGGGCTTCGTCCTCGGCTTCGTGTCACGCGTTCGCTTGCAGCGAGACGGCTTCCGGGCGGTGGTGGCGCGCTGCTTCAGGCGCGCGGGCACCATCTACCTCGCGGCGCTCACCGTGAACGTCCTCGTGTACCTTCTCGGCCTCGTGCCAAGCTTCGATGCGCGCGTGCTGACGTCCTACACGGACAAAAGCACGGGCGTCGTGTATTCCCTGTACGACGCCGCGTCGCCCGCGCATCTCGCGCTGGGCCTCGTGACGTTGAAGTTCGGTCCGGGACAAATCAACGTGCTCGGCCTGTACGTCGCGTTGCTGCTGCTCGCCCCGCTCGCGTTGTGGTCGCTGCGACGCGGCCGGTGGTGGTTGCTGCTGGCTTTGAGCTGGAGCGTGTTCGCGCTCGGACACCTTCACTTGTCGCGCCTTTTGCCGTCGCAGTCCGAGAACGCGTTCCCGCTCGAACTTTGGCAAGTGCTGTTCGTGCACGGACTCGCGGCCGGGTACGAGCGTCGCCGCCTCGCCACCTTCGCCCGGTCGAGCGCGGGCCGCGTGCTGCTCGCCTTCACCGTCGTCGCCTTCGCCGTCTTGTGCTTCTTCGCGCTCAACAATCCCTGGGTCGACGTGCCGGGCGGCTTGCGAATGCACTTCATTCCCGAGGGGGCGTACGGCCGCGTGTACGGCGCGTTGTTCGAGCGGCGCGAACTCGGCTTGGGCCGCGCCCTGAACACCATGGTGGTGGTCGTCGTTCTGTACCTCGCCCTCACGCGCTTGCGCGGCCCGGCCCTGCGGGCGGCCGAGCGTGTGCTGGTGCCCCTCGGGCAAGCAACTCTGTACGTCTTTCTCGTGCACGTGCTGCTCGTGCTGCTCGTCGCACAGTTCGGCTTCGCGTCGAGGAGCCCGGGCTGGTCGAGCACGCTCGTGAACACCTTCGTGCACACCGCGGTCATCGCCGTCATCTGGTGGATGGTGCGCGCCAAGTTCCTGTTCGGCTTGATTCCCCGCTGA